The Papaver somniferum cultivar HN1 unplaced genomic scaffold, ASM357369v1 unplaced-scaffold_35, whole genome shotgun sequence genome segment GCTTAGGTCTCAAACACGGTTGATTCTCCTGATTGGCCTGCAACAGATTACTTTCTTTAATCAGGATTTCTGATTACatgaaaatgatgaaaaacaCGATATACTCACCGGGATGGGCGTCCCAGGTTCATGCTTTTTCAAGGATCCATTTCGAGAAGAAGCACTGCTACCAGACATGATGATGAGAGGTATGActatgatcaaaatttcttcttctgatGTACAGTAGAAGATGTgtatgaaaccctaaattttggaaGTCAAAACTCAAGACGGAAGATATCTTCTACGAGGTCAAGACAGTTGCGATTTCCACTAAGAAGATCTCAAACGGGATTATGTGATAATTCAGAAGTGCAACattactggggactgacagttcaACTAGTCGAAATTTTGACTAAGAACTATACACGTTTCTTTGGTTTGCTCATGAAACTATACTTCCGGAGATCACGACTGAATTTACACACGTGGATACGGATTCattcaacataaaaataaaagagCTGGGAAGAAGATGTGATAAGGGATTGTTCGGAAATAACGAAAAAAGAATAATCTGTGAATATCTCTACATCCGAACTACTCATGGATAATATCTACTTTAATAGAAAATAAATGATCTCAGAAATATTCTCAAGCAAGACTAATCGTCGGAATCGTCGGATTCATCGTCATCAGCATCATCATCGTCCTTCGTGGAATCCTCATCATACTCCTTTGCAGAATCGCTGTCCGAGCTATGGAATTCTTCTTCCTCGACGAGATCGCCATTTATCGCGTCCCAATAGTCTTCTTCATCATATTCATCTTGGAGATCAGCCTTAACCAATCGCTCAATCTCCCTGTGCGGTGGATACGGCCTACTCTTGCGTTCTGTCAGATCCCATACGAGTTCTTCCTCGGCATCTGAAGCATCTGAGTCTGAAGCTACACCATCAAGACAAGATCGAAGTTTCTCCTCAGCTCTTAGTACTTTTTGCTGATTTCTACGTATTTTCTCCCGATAATCAGCCATTATCTCATCCCTCTCTTTTCTATTTAAGATTTCATCACGAGCAGCTCTAAGCTCATCGAGGggcatcctatttattatctcctTAGCATGATCCATATTGGCACATGCCTTGGCCGCAAAAATCTTGGAATCCTCTTCAGAATAGCTGGAGGAATAATCAGAATCATAATCGCTGCTGCTGGAAGTCGGCATTATCTAAAACCAGAAGCACAGAATTACAGATATGCTAATATCGAATTTAcggcaaaaatggtaatcctcaactcttacctatttacgatttcacgaacttagtgatgacaacgtaaaactctgaaaaattgctcgtttcttcaaacctgtaaaattgaacaaaatttaaagtcaaacacctgacttttcatgaaaccatgaatgattcatATAACCTTCCATATGGACATTCGCTGATTTTTATATGTACACACTATAAAAACGCCACACTCATATATACAATACGAATTCATCAACTCACCTAATGttgtttgctttcagcaatttttcataaatcaaagtttgattttctctttaacaAA includes the following:
- the LOC113342202 gene encoding glutamic acid-rich protein-like — translated: MPTSSSSDYDSDYSSSYSEEDSKIFAAKACANMDHAKEIINRMPLDELRAARDEILNRKERDEIMADYREKIRRNQQKVLRAEEKLRSCLDGVASDSDASDAEEELVWDLTERKSRPYPPHREIERLVKADLQDEYDEEDYWDAINGDLVEEEEFHSSDSDSAKEYDEDSTKDDDDADDDESDDSDD